Below is a window of Nocardia asteroides DNA.
CACCGGCCTCGATCGAGGGGTATCCGGCGTAGCCCGACGACGCGGCCGCCGCGAGCACGCGCTCGGCCTCGGCCCGCACCTGGGCCAGCAGCTGCGGCACGGCGGCGCGCACCCGCGCCGCCTCCTCCAGGCCGGCGCGCTGCGCGTGATAGAACTCGTCGACCCCGCGCGCGGCCTCGTTGAGCCTGCGGACCAGGGCATCGGCCTTGGCGGGCCCGTCGGCGATCGGCGTGCCCGCGGCCTCGGCGGCGTCGAGTTCGTCGGTGAAACTCAGGTACTCGCCCGACGCCGCGTAGCAGCGCGCCCGCACCGGCTCCCAGATCGCGCCGACGCGGCGATCCGGGAAGACCTGCTCGCTAGCCACCACACCCGCCTCCGCCGCCGTCTGTCTGCGATCCATGTCGAGGAAGGCCGACGACGTCGCCGCCCGCGCCCCGCTGATCCACTCATGATCGGGCCCCGACCTGAACCAACCGCGTCTGCGAGGTGTCACCGTCACGTCCCCTTTCCGAACCGCGCGGCGACCCGACCACGCACTGCCCCGATGGTAGGAGATTCCCCGTGTTCACCTGGGCTCCAGCTCGTTCCTACGCAAGATCCGCGAAACCTATTACTGTCGTAGCCGTACCCGGCGATTCGGACATGCTGGGAAACGACACACCGGACTAACCGAAGGGATTCCCGCATGGGTGTCAGTCTGTCCAAGGGCGGCAATGTCTCGCTGACCAAAGAGGCCCCGAACCTGACCGCGGTCGCGGTCGGCCTCGGCTGGGACGTGCGCACCACCACCGGCACCGACTTCGACCTCGACGCCAGCGCGATCGCGACCGGCGCCGACAAGAAGGTCGTCTCCGACAAGCACTTCGTGTTCTTCAACAACCTGAAGTCCCCCGAAGGCGCCATCGAGCACGCCGGTGACAACACCACCGGTGAGGGCGAGGGCGACGACGAGGTCATCAACGTCGACCTGGCGAACACCCCGCCCACCATCGAGAGCATCTTCTTCCCGGTCTCGATCTACGACGCGGAGACCCGCTCGCAGTCGTTCGGCCAGGTCCGCAACGCCTACATCCGCGTGGTCGACCGTGCCAACGGCACCGAGCTGGCCCGCTACGACCTGTCCGAGGACGCCTCCACCGAGACCGCTATGGTCTTCGGCGAGCTGTACCGCAACGGCGCCGAGTGGAAGTTCCGCGCCATCGGACAGGGCTACGCCTCCGGCCTGGCCGGTATCGCCCGCGACTACGGCGTCAACGTCTAGTCATCGTCGCGAACAGGGGGCTCGTCTGATGGGCCCCCTGTCCGTGTGACACAGAAAGGTCCCTCCGCGTGATTACGCGCATCTTCGGTATGTCGGTCGTCATCACGGTGATCTCGCTGGTCGTCGCCTACCTCTACGGTGGCGCCACCGCGCTGGCACTGTGCGCGATCCTCGGTATTCTCGAGGTCTCGCTGTCGTTCGACAACGCCGTCATCAACGCCACCGTCCTGGAACGGATGAGCGAGTTCTGGCAGCGGATCTTCCTGACCGTCGGCGTCGTCATCGCCGTGTTCGGCATGCGACTGGTGTTCCCGCTGGCCATCGTGTGGATCACCGCCGGACTCGGCCCGATCGAGGCGTTCGACCTCGCCCTCAACCCGCCGCCGGACGACGCGGCGTACTTCCCCGACGGCAGTCCCAGCTACGAGACCCTGCTGACCGACGCGCACCCGCAGATCGCGGCGTTCGGTGGCATGTTCCTCGCGCTGCTGTTCCTGAACTTCATCTTCGAAGAGCGTGAGATCACCTGGCTGAGCTGGCTGGAGAAGCCGCTGGCCAAGGCGGGCAAGCTGGACATGCTGTCGGTGGTCGTCGCGGGCACCGGCCTGATCCTGACCGCGGAGTTCCTGGCCAAGGACGACGACCGCTCCACCGTGCTGGTCGCCGGCCTGCTCGGCATGATCGTCTACATCGCCGTCGACGGCCTCGGCTCGATGTTCCACACCGAGGACCTGGAGAGCTCCGGCCCGTCCACCCTGGTCAAGGCCACGGGCAAGGCCGCGTTCTTCATGTTCCTCTACCTCGAGGTCCTCGACGCGTCGTTCTCCTTCGACGGCGTGATCGGCGCGTTCGCGATCACCTCCGACCCGATCATCATCGCGCTGGGCCTGGGCTTCATCGGCGCCATGTTCGTCCGGTCGATCACGGTGTACCTGGTCCGCCAGGGCACCCTGTCGGAGTACGTGTACCTCGAGCACGGCGCGCACTGGGCGATCGGCGCGCTGGCGGCGATCCTGCTCGTCTCCATCGGCGTGCACGTCGACGAGCTCATCACCGGCCTGATCGGTGTCGCCTTCATCGGCGCCGCGCTCATCTCGTCCATCCTGCGCAACCGCAAGGCCGAGCCCGACGCGATCGACGAGTCGAAGGAAACCGCACCGGTCAGCTGATCGGCGCGACGGCAGTACCGAAGACGCACAGCGGCGGCGGATCCCGGACCGGGAACCGCCGCCGCTGTCGTGTACTCAGGCGACCGGTTGCAGTTCGCGTGCGGCGGTGCGGGTTTCCGAGGACGCGGGAGTCCGGCGGCCCCTCGCGGCCGCGCGCAGGAACAGGAAGAACAGCGCGACGAGCAGCGCGGTGCGCAGCCAGACACCGAACTGGACGACGCCCTCCATCAGGTCGACTCCCTCGCCCGCACCCAGCGCGGCGAAGTAGCGGAAGACGCCGACGCCGACCGCCACGTCGGCCACCAGATAGGCCGCGACCAGCGACCACGGCACCTCGAGCAATACCAGGAACGGAATTATCCACAGGGTGTACTGGGGCGAATGCACCTTGTGGAAAAGCAGGAATCCGCACAGCATCGCCCCGCTCACGCCCACCCACGGGAACGCCGAGGTCCGGGTCCAGCGCCGCACCCCCAGCCACAGCGCAAGCGCGAACGACGCCACGATCAGCGCCGGTGAGGCGATGGCGACCATGTCGTGCCAGGTGGTCGTGGTCTCCGCGTCGCGACCGAAGATCGCCTGGTGTCCCCAGTACCAGATCGAATTGGTGGTGATGTCGGCCTGGCGCAGTTGCTGGAAGGTGATCGAGGCGCGCCAGCCGTCCACGCCCGCCACCACGAACGGCAGATTCACCGCGGCCACCGTGCCCATCGCGGCCAGCAGGGTCTGCGCGGCGCCCGCGATGTCCAGCTCGCGCAGCGGCCTGCCGTCACGCGGGACGCCCCCGGTGAGCACGTACAGCGCCAGTGGCAGCACGAAGATCCCCGGATAGAGCTTGAGGCAGAAGCCGAGCCCGAGCAGGACCGCGGCGATGATGCCGCGGGTGCGCACGGACAGCCCGGTCAGCGCGGCCATCACATAGACCGCGGCCACCGCGGCGCACACCACCGGCAGTTCCCAGTTGTGGAACGCGTAGAGCACCAGCGGCGGGCCGATCGCCCACAGCAGCGCCGCCGGACCGGCCAGCCGTGCCAGCATCCATGCCGTGAGCAGCGCGAACGGGGTGAGCAGCAGGGCCGAGTGCCACAGGTAGTCGGCGTCGTTGTCCACCCCGATCGCGCCCGCCCACATCAACACGCCGCTGAGCACCGGATACTCCACCGCGCCGCCGGTGAGCGCGCCCTCCTCGGTGATCCCGCCGTCCACATAGGGGAAGACGTGATTGTCGATGTCGCGGCCGAGCCACAGGAACTGGATATCGGAATAGCAGGCATCCGAATCCTTGCGGACATCGAATATCTGGCTGCGACCGCTTTCGTCGATCGCGCCGCCCGCGCAGCGCGCCTTGTTCGCGTAGGCCAGCGCGAGGGTGAGCGCGCACAGCAGCACGATCAGGAAGGTCAGTGCCGTCGCCCGGGCGGCGGCGCGATGCGCGCGCTGCCGCGAGTCGACGGAAGTGGTCATGGCGACCACACTATGCAACGTCGCCGCGATCACCCGTGCGCACCCGCGGCCGAGATCGATTTCGCTGCTCACGACCCGCTCATGTAGCCTTACCGGGTTGCTGACGCAACGAACCCTCCTGCCATGGAAAGTCCATGGCCGTTTCCTAGTCCACAGGAGGTGATTGGTCCGTGCGTCATTATGAAGTGATGGTCATCCTCGACCCGAGCCTGGACGAGCGCATCGTCGGGCAGTCCCTGGATAACCTGCTCAACGT
It encodes the following:
- a CDS encoding TerD family protein, with product MGVSLSKGGNVSLTKEAPNLTAVAVGLGWDVRTTTGTDFDLDASAIATGADKKVVSDKHFVFFNNLKSPEGAIEHAGDNTTGEGEGDDEVINVDLANTPPTIESIFFPVSIYDAETRSQSFGQVRNAYIRVVDRANGTELARYDLSEDASTETAMVFGELYRNGAEWKFRAIGQGYASGLAGIARDYGVNV
- a CDS encoding DUF475 domain-containing protein, with the translated sequence MITRIFGMSVVITVISLVVAYLYGGATALALCAILGILEVSLSFDNAVINATVLERMSEFWQRIFLTVGVVIAVFGMRLVFPLAIVWITAGLGPIEAFDLALNPPPDDAAYFPDGSPSYETLLTDAHPQIAAFGGMFLALLFLNFIFEEREITWLSWLEKPLAKAGKLDMLSVVVAGTGLILTAEFLAKDDDRSTVLVAGLLGMIVYIAVDGLGSMFHTEDLESSGPSTLVKATGKAAFFMFLYLEVLDASFSFDGVIGAFAITSDPIIIALGLGFIGAMFVRSITVYLVRQGTLSEYVYLEHGAHWAIGALAAILLVSIGVHVDELITGLIGVAFIGAALISSILRNRKAEPDAIDESKETAPVS